In Ctenopharyngodon idella isolate HZGC_01 chromosome 20, HZGC01, whole genome shotgun sequence, the following proteins share a genomic window:
- the vgll2a gene encoding transcription cofactor vestigial-like protein 2a isoform X3, with translation MSCLDVMYQVYGPPQPYFAAAYTPYHHQKLAFYSKMQESPETVSGSSSSFSNLSGPPIKEEDCAREKDHPPEAEYISSRCVLFTYFQGDISSVVDEHFSRALSQSNSYAPGSTNSKTARGTSSWRGSFPMSQRSFPPSFWNSAYQPSVSASLSSALGSSHTDLPFSADPYSTASLHSHLHQATPEPWHPSHHHHPYSLSGAIGTQGSAYPRPSMHDMYGTHFDPRYSSLLVPSVRPHRLPPATVPAPGTSPCDISKSEPGSSAWTGAFTAASSDMSLNMDTGLQSQDKSKDLYWF, from the exons ATGAGCTGCTTGGATGTCATGTATCAAGTTTATGGTCCACCTCAGCCTTATTTTGCCGCAGCATACACACCTTATCACCATCAG AAATTGGCATTTTACTCGAAAATGCAAGAATCACCAGAAACCGTCAGCGGAAGCAGCTCTTCCTTTTCCAACCTCTCCGGGCCACCCATAAAAGAGGAGGACTGCGCCCGAGAGAAAGATCACCCACCGGAGGCGGAGTACATCAGCTCCAGATGTGTGCTTTTCACGTATTTCCAAGGGGACATCAGTTCAGTGGTGGATGAACATTTCAGTCGAGCTTTGAGTCAGTCTAATAGTTACGCACCTGGATCCACCAACAGCAAGACCGCGAGAGGTACATCGTCCTGGAGAG GCTCATTCCCTATGAGCCAGAGAAGCTTCCCTCCGTCGTTCTGGAACAGCGCGTATCAGCCGTCGGTCTCAGCATCTCTCAGCAGCGCCCTGGGTTCCTCCCACACAGACCTCCCCTTCTCAGCGGACCCTTATTCCACCGCGTCTCTACACAGTCACCTCCACCAAGCCACCCCGGAGCCCTGGCACCCCTCTCACCACCATCACCCTTACTCACTCAGCGGAGCCATCGGCACCCAGGGATCCGCTTACCCCCGGCCCTCCATGCACGATATGTACGGAACGCACTTTGACCCCCGTTACAGCTCTCTGCTCGTGCCCTCGGTGCGGCCGCATAGACTTCCCCCAGCCACGGTACCCGCACCTGGAACCTCGCCGTGCGATATCAGCAAGAGCGAGCCAGGCAGCTCGGCGTGGACCGGAGCTTTCACAGCGGCGAGCTCTGATATGAGTCTGAACATGGATACAG GTCTACAGAGCCAGGATAAGAGCAAGGACTTGTACTGGTTTTAG
- the vgll2a gene encoding transcription cofactor vestigial-like protein 2a isoform X2, whose translation MSCLDVMYQVYGPPQPYFAAAYTPYHHQKLAFYSKMQESPETVSGSSSSFSNLSGPPIKEEDCAREKDHPPEAEYISSRCVLFTYFQGDISSVVDEHFSRALSQSNSYAPGSTNSKTARGTSSWREGSFPMSQRSFPPSFWNSAYQPSVSASLSSALGSSHTDLPFSADPYSTASLHSHLHQATPEPWHPSHHHHPYSLSGAIGTQGSAYPRPSMHDMYGTHFDPRYSSLLVPSVRPHRLPPATVPAPGTSPCDISKSEPGSSAWTGAFTAASSDMSLNMDTARRYTLCSGTILS comes from the exons ATGAGCTGCTTGGATGTCATGTATCAAGTTTATGGTCCACCTCAGCCTTATTTTGCCGCAGCATACACACCTTATCACCATCAG AAATTGGCATTTTACTCGAAAATGCAAGAATCACCAGAAACCGTCAGCGGAAGCAGCTCTTCCTTTTCCAACCTCTCCGGGCCACCCATAAAAGAGGAGGACTGCGCCCGAGAGAAAGATCACCCACCGGAGGCGGAGTACATCAGCTCCAGATGTGTGCTTTTCACGTATTTCCAAGGGGACATCAGTTCAGTGGTGGATGAACATTTCAGTCGAGCTTTGAGTCAGTCTAATAGTTACGCACCTGGATCCACCAACAGCAAGACCGCGAGAGGTACATCGTCCTGGAGAG AAGGCTCATTCCCTATGAGCCAGAGAAGCTTCCCTCCGTCGTTCTGGAACAGCGCGTATCAGCCGTCGGTCTCAGCATCTCTCAGCAGCGCCCTGGGTTCCTCCCACACAGACCTCCCCTTCTCAGCGGACCCTTATTCCACCGCGTCTCTACACAGTCACCTCCACCAAGCCACCCCGGAGCCCTGGCACCCCTCTCACCACCATCACCCTTACTCACTCAGCGGAGCCATCGGCACCCAGGGATCCGCTTACCCCCGGCCCTCCATGCACGATATGTACGGAACGCACTTTGACCCCCGTTACAGCTCTCTGCTCGTGCCCTCGGTGCGGCCGCATAGACTTCCCCCAGCCACGGTACCCGCACCTGGAACCTCGCCGTGCGATATCAGCAAGAGCGAGCCAGGCAGCTCGGCGTGGACCGGAGCTTTCACAGCGGCGAGCTCTGATATGAGTCTGAACATGGATACAG CTCGGCGCTACACCCTCTGCAGCGGGACCATCCTAAGCTGA
- the vgll2a gene encoding transcription cofactor vestigial-like protein 2a isoform X1 produces MSCLDVMYQVYGPPQPYFAAAYTPYHHQKLAFYSKMQESPETVSGSSSSFSNLSGPPIKEEDCAREKDHPPEAEYISSRCVLFTYFQGDISSVVDEHFSRALSQSNSYAPGSTNSKTARGTSSWREGSFPMSQRSFPPSFWNSAYQPSVSASLSSALGSSHTDLPFSADPYSTASLHSHLHQATPEPWHPSHHHHPYSLSGAIGTQGSAYPRPSMHDMYGTHFDPRYSSLLVPSVRPHRLPPATVPAPGTSPCDISKSEPGSSAWTGAFTAASSDMSLNMDTGLQSQDKSKDLYWF; encoded by the exons ATGAGCTGCTTGGATGTCATGTATCAAGTTTATGGTCCACCTCAGCCTTATTTTGCCGCAGCATACACACCTTATCACCATCAG AAATTGGCATTTTACTCGAAAATGCAAGAATCACCAGAAACCGTCAGCGGAAGCAGCTCTTCCTTTTCCAACCTCTCCGGGCCACCCATAAAAGAGGAGGACTGCGCCCGAGAGAAAGATCACCCACCGGAGGCGGAGTACATCAGCTCCAGATGTGTGCTTTTCACGTATTTCCAAGGGGACATCAGTTCAGTGGTGGATGAACATTTCAGTCGAGCTTTGAGTCAGTCTAATAGTTACGCACCTGGATCCACCAACAGCAAGACCGCGAGAGGTACATCGTCCTGGAGAG AAGGCTCATTCCCTATGAGCCAGAGAAGCTTCCCTCCGTCGTTCTGGAACAGCGCGTATCAGCCGTCGGTCTCAGCATCTCTCAGCAGCGCCCTGGGTTCCTCCCACACAGACCTCCCCTTCTCAGCGGACCCTTATTCCACCGCGTCTCTACACAGTCACCTCCACCAAGCCACCCCGGAGCCCTGGCACCCCTCTCACCACCATCACCCTTACTCACTCAGCGGAGCCATCGGCACCCAGGGATCCGCTTACCCCCGGCCCTCCATGCACGATATGTACGGAACGCACTTTGACCCCCGTTACAGCTCTCTGCTCGTGCCCTCGGTGCGGCCGCATAGACTTCCCCCAGCCACGGTACCCGCACCTGGAACCTCGCCGTGCGATATCAGCAAGAGCGAGCCAGGCAGCTCGGCGTGGACCGGAGCTTTCACAGCGGCGAGCTCTGATATGAGTCTGAACATGGATACAG GTCTACAGAGCCAGGATAAGAGCAAGGACTTGTACTGGTTTTAG